In the Motacilla alba alba isolate MOTALB_02 chromosome 6, Motacilla_alba_V1.0_pri, whole genome shotgun sequence genome, AAGAAGTtcgtttcttctgataatggagcaataaattctctttctctgaaagattgaggtgtcctgtggctgctgtctggtgcgagtacctcattcctttctttaaaaaaatatcccacatacatagcttctattttaacattatgttataacctaaaactatacttgagaaaattaatacagcataactttccaACAAAACACACAtcatattcattttaatatttgcgaAAAGCCAATCGTAAAACACGCATTTTTCTCGTTCAGGGAGCGACCCGCAGGAGAGGGGGCAAAACCCATCGCGGCTTCATCATGCAGGCTCCCGAGAGCCCCTGCCCGGCCATACCCCGAGCCCCTGAGGCCCCGCAGGCAGGTGgccagtgctgggcaggctctgctggccGTGGGTGGGCCGGGTGGCCTCGCCACGCCTCCGCCGTCCCGGAgcagccgcggccccggcgggaCCCGGCGGGAGCGGAGCATCACCGGGCGGGCACGGAGCATCACCGGGCGGGAGCGGAGCGCACCGAGGGAGCCGCGGGCCATGGTAAGTGGCTGCTGGGCGAGCAGGTTTTGCCTTGTGGCAGGCAGGAATGCCCAGCGGCAGCTCGGGGCTGCGAGGAGCGGCGGCAGGAAGGGGAAGCAGCGCAGCGCTGGGGTTAATCAGTAACGCGCGGCTCCGCCGGCTGCCGCTGCCTTTCCAAAGGCTGGATCGCTCCCCTTCCTCTgcagggggagggaaaggaTCCCCCAGCAAGGACCCCCGCACGCATTCTGTAGGGCAGGGACGACCCCCAGGTGTGCTCCGTCTGCACAGCCCCGCAAGGCGCCCGCTGGAAATAATCGGCTTTTGCGCCGCAGCAAAAGAGCCCTGTGGGCCTTGTGGAATACGGCattcctgccctgcccgcccagggctgcccctgtGCCTTCTCCTAGGTGGAAATTCTGCCTTTCATTAAGGAAAAACTCTTCCCGGGGAtggtgggcaggccctggcacagggtgcccagagaagctggggctgttcaatccctggcagtgcccaaagccaggttggacagggcttggagcaacctgggatagtggaaggtgtccctgcccatcccactggatgggctttaaggtcccttcccacccaaaccattccatgattctttaAAAGGGAAGATTTTAGAGCAAAGAGGGTTCGGATTCTCCCAGTTTCCCTTGCTGGTTCCTTTCCCTCAGTTGCACAATGCATCTGCTTGGTTCcctgctggcaaaaaaaatcccaaaaattgaAATCCCAACCTTTTGGCAGTTGAGAACCAGCAGAAGAAAACGAAATAAATTCATTTCCCTAACGAGAAGAGTGTGTTTTTAAGGAGTGAGAGCCCATGAAAGCATTACCATGGCATCCTGACAAGACCAGCAGGCTGGCCGATGTCCTGGGGTGGAGAAGGATggatggagcaggatggagggcagggagtgctCCAGGCAGCGGGTTTGCCCTCTGACACAGCCAGAGGAGTTggctctgtgtgctctgggtgccaaaccccagcctggccatgcctcccgctgctgctgggaggagctgggctggaaaaaGCCCCGGGGGCGTCCTCCCACAGAGTCACAGCGGAGAAAGAGGACAATTAGACCACGTCCCTTTGttgctctgcccggggaaggcTGGTTTGGAACCCAGCCCCCTGCATCCATACCCCTCTGCGCCAAGCTACAgctccagcttttccctttcctctcctcaggTTTCAAGCCGCTGGTCCCAAATGCtggtgcagcccctgccctgctgccatcaGAGCGCCCGCGGGtggctccctgccagcagagccatccTCTGTCCCCACCTGATCCAGTTGCTAAGCTACCTGTGCCCGGCTTATCGCTCCatcagcagggaagggcagcgGCTCCGGGTTTATTGAGCTCACTCGTGTTTGCTCACTGCCTTCCCTCCCAGCGCAGCCTTGACatttggggggtggggagggggtggcAGAGCCAGGGTTGCCAGGGGGTCATCCAAAACATGCAGAGGCATGGAACACCCtcccccaaaatcctgcagCTGCAATGCCAGGGGCCAGGAAGCATCCCGCCCCCAGTGACACTCTGGCACTCTCCATTCCGTGCAGTCTAAGGGCAGGGATACACAGACAGGTAGGCAcccacacagccacaggaaTGGGGCATCATCTCTCCAGTCTTCCCCAAAACATGCAAGACCCACCCACAAAAAACCATCAGCTTCACAGCTGGTTCTTTGGTTTTGTGCAGCCTGTGAGCAGGGAAAGCACAGGAGAGGATGATTTGCCTCAGTTGCCCAATGCCAGTTCTGAGCATTGATGCCCAAGCAAAGCATCTCAAGGGGCTGCTGATCAAatacccacaaaaaaaaaaaaaaaaaaaaaaaaaaaaaactgggcCAGATTTGTCAAGACTCATATCCAACTTGCCACACTTGGCTCTACAGcacataaaggaaaataaattgcaaGGAGCTCTTTGTCATCACCAGCTGGAAAGGTCAACTCACCCAAACctgccagagctcaaggagtgtttggacaatgctctcaggcacacggTGAGgttcttggggctgtcctgtgcagggccaggagctggagtttgatgatcctcgtgggtcccttccaactcagagcaatctgtgattctgtgaaagaatTTTAATTGCCAGAACATGACATTTCAGAGAGCAGTGCCCCTTTGCACTcgctcctgccttccccactGCGCCAGAACAGAGCTGGCTCAGGCAGCCCCCATCCCCAAGAGTTTCATTTTAGTTTCATCTCTGCCTATAAACAGTCCTCAAAGCCAAGAACTGCTGCTTCCCCACTGCCACCTCTTAAAAACTAAGtaccagcagctctgcccggGGCAGAGCTCAACCACaatccctccctctgccctttgTTCC is a window encoding:
- the PCBD1 gene encoding pterin-4-alpha-carbinolamine dehydratase — encoded protein: MVSTGKLPIVITFQQNTHHIHFNICEKPIVKHAFFSFRERPAGEGAKPIAASSCRLPRAPARPYPEPLRPRRQVASAGQALLAVGGPGGLATPPPSRSSRGPGGTRRERSITGRARSITGRERSAPREPRAMAGKAHRLSSEEREQLLPNLRAVGWNEVEGRDAIFKEFHFKDFNRAFGFMTRVALQAEKLDHHPEWFNVYNKVHITLSTHDCGGLSERDINLASFIEQVAASLS